The following are encoded in a window of Helicoverpa armigera isolate CAAS_96S chromosome 24, ASM3070526v1, whole genome shotgun sequence genomic DNA:
- the LOC110380672 gene encoding hydroxylysine kinase: MANTLEPGAVIRPIIDHEGVKLLVERLYGISVLELTELNGYDDKNYKIVEDPNVKNPLITSHSEHGYVLKIMNSMDSQDVGVVEAQNEIMNFLGTRNITCPKPIRNVYGHLHSIETIGGKRHAVRLLEYVPGDLLKGVPHSEALFYQLGEFVANLDNKLQNFNHSGLVSREHMWMLTKVPDLDKFKYVIKDAEKLDLAEEVIEEFKYAVVPRLDELEKGVIHGDVNEMNILVGLKPGGSKTDYRITGIIDFGDIQYSYYVFELAITMTYMMLITGDPRVGGYVLAGYTVNRRLPDEEYRLLKTLVSARLVQSLILGAYTLEQDPNNTYVTSTEKAKGWEILKKIRKSKATEETDPTDWKEIANDYLTRS, translated from the exons ATGGCAAACACCCTCGAACCAGGCGCGGTGATCCGCCCCATAATAGACCACGAAGGTGTCAAGCTTCTAGTAGAACGTCTCTACGGCATCTCAGTCTTAGAACTGACAGAACTCAACGGGTATGACGATAAGAACTACAAGATTGTCGAAGACCCTAATGTGAAGAACCCGCTGATCACTTCTCATAGTGAACACGGGTATGTGCTGAAGATCATGAACTCCATGGACTCTCAGGATGTGGGTGTTGTTGAGGCTCAGAATGAGATTATGAATTTCTTGG GCACCCGCAACATCACTTGCCCCAAACCGATCCGCAACGTATACGGGCACCTGCACTCCATCGAGACGATCGGAGGCAAGCGCCACGCCGTGCGACTGTTGGAGTACGTGCCAGGAGACCTGCTGAAGGGCGTGCCCCACTCTGAGGCCCTGTTCTACCAGCTCGGCGAGTTCGTTGCTAATTTGGATAATAAGTTGCAG AACTTCAACCACTCGGGTCTGGTGTCCCGCGAGCACATGTGGATGCTGACGAAGGTGCCCGACCTGGACAAGTTCAAGTATGTCATCAAGGATGCCGAGAAACTCGACCTGGCTGAGGAG GTAATTGAGGAGTTCAAATACGCGGTGGTGCCCCGGCTGGATGAGCTGGAGAAGGGCGTCATCCACGGAGATGTCAACGAGATGAACATCCTTGTGGGACTCAAGCCGGGTGGCAG CAAAACCGACTACCGCATCACCGGCATCATAGATTTTGGTGACATCCAGTACTCGTACTACGTGTTCGAGCTGGCCATCACCATGACCTACATGATGCTCATCACCGGAGACCCTCGCGTCGGAGGATACGTCCTCGCTGGGTACACCGTCAACAGGCGTCTGCCTGATGAAGAGTACAGGCTATTGAAG ACCCTGGTCTCAGCCCGCCTAGTCCAGAGCCTGATCCTCGGAGCCTACACCCTGGAACAGGACCCCAACAACACCTACGTCACTTCGACCGAGAAGGCCAAGGGTTGGGAGATCTTGAAGAAGATCCGCAAATCCAAGGCAACGGAAGAGACCGACCCCACTGACTGGAAGGAAATTGCTAATGATTATTTGACTAggagttaa